Part of the Pseudodesulfovibrio mercurii genome is shown below.
CTTCCCCGGCGGTGTAGACATTGCTCATAGAGGAGCAATGATGAGCATATACGCCCGATTGATCACGTCCGTCTTCGTCCTGCTCGGCCTGATCTGCTTTGCCGCCTACCTACGCCGCAGGGAGTTCATCAAGGAGGAGCACGGCGGCATCTTCGCCAAGCTCGTCACCCACGCCACCCTGCCCGCGCTCATCTTCACCTCCCTGGCCCGGACCACCATCGTCTGGTCCGAGGCCTGGCTGGCCCTGATCATGGTCGTGGCGGAACTGTTCGCCCTGTCCCTGGGCTGGGTGGGTGCCCGGCTCCTGCGCCTGGACCGGCCCTCCACCGGGGCGTTGATCCTGGTCTCCGGATTCGGCAGTTCGTCGCTGCTGGGCTATGCGCTGATCAGCCAGGTCTTTCCCGGCAACACGGCGGCCATGACCGAGGCCGTGGTGGTCTCCGAGATCGGCGTGGGCCCGCTCCTGTTCACCCTGGGCACCATGATCGCCATCTATTACGGCAACGAGGACGCGGGTAGGGACGCTCGGCTCAAGGCGGCCCTCGAATTCTTCCGCTCGCCCATCTTCATATCCGTGGCGGCGGGCCTGATCTGGGCCTGGTTCAAGCTGCCCACCGAAGGTCCGGTCATGGGGGCGATCATCCAGGCCCTGGACCTGGCCGGAGCGGCCAACACCATGATGGTCACCCTGCTGGTGGGCCTCCTGCTGCATTTCAAGGGCATCTGGGCCGTGGCCCTGCCCGGACTGGCCGTGGCCGCCAACAAGCTGATCCTCAAGCCGCTGATCATCTGGCTGCCCACCCTGGCCATGTCCGTGCCTTCCTGGGAGGTGCAGATTCTCATCCTGGAGGCGGCCATGCCCTCGGCCCTGCTGACCGTGGCCCTGTCCCGAACCTACGGGTGCAACGCGGGGCTGGCCTCGCGCATGGTCTTCCTGACCACGGCCCTGGGCGCGGTGACCATCCCGATCATGTTCGAACTGCTCGGCTAGGCCCCGGGAGGCGGCCATGGACAGCAACGGCGTGAAGGAACTGCTCGGGCGGCGGAACAACTTCGCCAACCACGCGGGCGTGGAGATGATCTCGGTCTCGCCCGGCGCGGCCGTCTGCCGCCTGGCCGTGGGCGACGAGCACCTGAATCCCTTCGGCACGGTCAACGCCGGGGCCATCTACACCCTGGCCGAGACCGCCTTCGGCGCGGCGGCCAACGGGCACGGCAACGTCACCTTGGCCGTGAACCTGTCCATCGCCTACCTCAAGCCCGCCACGGGCAAGCTGCTCACGGCCAAGGCCCTGGAGCTGTCCGCCGGGGGGCACATGGCCACCTACTCGGTCCGGGTGACGGACGAGACCGGCGCGCTCGTGGCCGACGTCCAGGCCATGGGCTACCGCACCAAGATCCCCCTGGAGGAGGTCTAGATGCGGGCGCTGGGCATAGACTTCGGCCTGAAACGCGTGGGGCTGGCGGTCAGCGACCGCACCGGCACCCTGGTCTCGCCGCTGAAGACCCTGGAGCGCACCACGCGCCAGGCTCTCTTTGACGAACTGACCGAAATCATTCATGATGAAGCCATCGAGGCCGTGGTGGTCGGCCTGCCGCTGGCCCTCAGCGGCGAGGACACCCTGACCACTCGGCAGGCCCGCAACTTCGCCGAGAGCCTGGGGAGAAGGATCGACGCGCCCGTCCACCTCATGGACGAGCGGCTGACCTCGGCCCAGGCCGAAGAGGAACTCAACGCCGCCGGACTGCGCGGCGCAAAACGCAAGGCCGCCCTGGACAGCCAGGCCGCCGTGGTCATCCTACGCTCATGGCTCGATTCCGCCGCTATATCCTGATCGTCACGGTCCTGCTGGCCGTTCTCGCCGGACTCGGCGCGGGCGGGTACAGGTGGTACAAGGCGTGGCAGGAGGACAAGTTCCTGACCACCCCGCCCGAGACCCCCGGCCGCGAAATCCTGTTCCGCGTGGAGCCGGGCCAGATATTCACCACCATCGCCGCCAACCTCAAGGCCGAGGGGCTGATCACCGACACCCGCCGCTTCTACGGCCTGGCCGTGCGCACGGGCAAGGGCTCGGCCGTGCGGGCGGGCGTGTTCCGGCTGTCCACGGGCTGGGTGCCGGAGCGCGTCCTGACCGAACTGACCTCGTCCTCCGGCGTCCTGCGCCGGGTGTCCGTGCGCGAGGGGCTGACCTGGTGGCAGACCGGCGGGATCATCGAGGAGGCGGGCCTGGGCGACGCCAAGGGATTCGCCGCGGCCGTGGCCGACCCCGCGCTGCTGGCCGCCCACGGCATCGAGGCCCGCGACGCCGAGGGGTACCTCTTCCCCGAGACCTACCTGCTGACCCCGCCCAAGGACCACCCGTCGCGCCACATGGCCGAGGTCATGATCCGAGAATTCCTCAAGAACGCGCAGAAGGTCTGGCCGCAGGGGCTGCCGCCCTTCGAGGAGTTGCACAGGACCGTGATCCTGGCCTCCCTGGTGGAGAAGGAGACCGGCGACGTGACCGAGCGGGCGCGCATCGCCGGAGTGTTCCGCAACCGGCTCAAAAAGCACATGCTCATGCAGTGCGACCCCACGGTCATCTACGGCCTGGGCCCGAACTTCGACGGCAACCTGAGGAAGAGCGACCTGCAGGACCGGGACAACCCCTACAACACCTACGTGCACCCCGGCCTGCCGCCCGGCCCCATCTGCTCGCCCGGCCTGGATTCCCTCCTGGCCGCGGCCCATCCCGAGGAGCACGGGTATCTCTATTTCGTGGCCAAGGGCGACGGCTCGCACCAGTTCAGCAAGACCCTGGAGGAGCACAACCGGGCCGTGCGCCGGTACCAGATCCGGCGCGACCGCTCCAACTATCGTTCCACCAGGCAGTGACATGTCCTGTCTTGGCGTTGCGGGTCCTTCATTTTTTCTATAGGTTACACTGGTACGCGTGATGGAGATATGGGGGAGTACAATGCGGCCGAAATTGATCTACACACTGCTGGCGGGCCTGATCCTGTGCCTGTGCATGGTCTCGACGAGCCTTGCCCAGGACGCCACCGTGGTCCGGCGCGCGGCCTTCGACATCGGCTCGGCGGCCATCAAATGCATCATCGCGGACGTGGACCTCTCCACCGGGCTCATCGTCAAGACCGTGGACACCCTGTCCGAAAAGGTCGATTTCGCCGAGGACCTGGCCCGCTCCTATGACGGCAACCTGAGCAAGGAAGTCATGGCCGAGGGCATCCAGACCCTGGAAAAGCTCAAGGCCGTGGCCGTGGAAAAGAACGCCCTGGAGTACTCCGCCGTGGGCGGCCGCATCTTCCAGAAGGCCCAGAACGGACGGGCGTACTTCGTGCGCATCCGCCAGGAGACGGGCATCCCCTCGCGGGTCATCTCCGAACAGCAGGCGGCCATGCTCAGCTACCACGCCGTGCGCCAGGAGCTGGACGACAAGACCGAGGACCTCCTGGTCTGGGACATCGGCGGCAACTCCATGCACATGACCATCCGCAAGCCGGACGGCGGGCTGCTCTTCTACATCGACCCCATGGCCTCGGTGGCCTGCAAGAACGTGGTCATCCGGACCATCCAGAAAAAGGACATCAACACCACGGCCAGCCCCAACCCGGTCAGCGCCGAGGAAGTGGCCCAGGCCCTGGCCTACATCCGGGCCCACGCGACCATCACCGTGCCCCGGTACATCGCCGACCAGGTCGCCCACCCGGGCCTGACCGTGGCCGGCATCGGCGGGGTCCACTACTATTCCGTGCCCGAGGTCCTGGGCGGGCGCAAGGCCGTCTACACCCGCGACGAGGTGGCCGCGGCCCTGAAAAAATGGACCGGCAAGTCCGACAAGGACTTCGACAGCGAGTACGCCGAGAGCCGGTTGACCAACCTCATCCTGGTCCTGGGCTACATGGACGCCCTGGGCATCAAGGAAGTGCGCCCGCTGAAGATCAACCAGGCGGACGGGCTGTTCGCGGCCCGCGAGTTCTGGTAGGCCGCGCCTAACGCAGGGGCGCTCCCAACCTGTCCGCCCAGTCGGGCGCGTCCAGGTCGCCGGGCAGGTAGATGTACCCGGCCCTCCCCGTTATCCGTTCCCGCCTGACCGGCCCGAGCCAGCGAGAATCGTAGCTGTCCTCGCGGTTGTCGCCCATGAGGAAATATTCGTCCGGCCCCAGGACGACCGGCCCGAAGGTGTCGCGCAGGGGCAGGAAATCCTCCTTGGAGTGGAACACGTAGGGCTCGTTCAGGGGCGTGCCGTCGATGAAGACCTTCCGCTCCCGGATCTCCACGGTCTCGCCGGGCAGCCCCACCACCCGCTTGACGAAGTCGCGCCCATTGGTCTCGGGCAGGGAGAAAATCACGATCTCGCCCCGCTCAAGCGCGTCGCCGGGCTCCAGGACCTCGACCATGAAGTGGTCGCCCACCCGGATGGTCGGCAGCATGGACGCGGACGGCACCTGGTAGGCCATGAAGAACCAGCCCTTGACGATCTGTTCGAAGACCGCGCCCGAGCCCAGGCTGACGGCCAGGCAGAGAAGGTAGACCCACCACCGGTTGCACGGCTTGAGGGTGTAGCCGGAAAGCCTGCGCGCCGTGGCGAAGGCCTCGCCCGCCGCGAACAGGTTGTAGCCGAGCAGGATGGACACGCACAGCAGCATGGCCGCGAAATCCGCCCAGAACAGGATCATGAACAGGGCCAGGATGATCTCGGCCACGTAGAAGCCCACGCCCTTGCGCCACTGGCCGTTGTAGACCTGGCCCAAGCCCACGGCCACCAGGGAAAGGACCATGGCCAGCCACGGGTTGCGGGGCTTTTCGCGTAGCGCGTTCAGGGGTTGCGTCTCGGCCATGCCGTCATCCTCCCGGTCAGTCGCTGACCAGCTTGTGCAGTTTGTCCCCGACCTTGAGCCCGTGGCCCGTGAACATGGTCACCACGACCTCGTCACGGGGCGCGGTCCGGACGTATTCGGCGGCCCCGGCCGCCACCGCCGCAGAGGTGGGCTCGATGCAGAACCCCTTGCGCCCCATGTCGCGGAAGGCCGCCAGGATGGCCTCCTCGGACACGGCCAGGCAGACGCCGCCCGTGTCGCGCACGGCCCGGAGCATCTGCTCGCCGCGCATGGGCAGGGCGATGGCGATGCCCTCGGCCAGGGTCGGTTCGGAGGACGCCTGGGCCACCGTGGCCGCGCCCGCCTCAAAGGCCGCGCAGAGCGGTGCGCAGCGGGCGGACTGCACGGCCACCAGTTTGGGCACGCGGTCGATGAGCCCCATGGCCTTCAACTCGGTGAAGCCGATGTGCGCCCCGAGCAGCAGGGTGCCGTTCCCGGCGGGCAGGACCACGGTGTCCGGCGCGCGCCAGCCGAGCTGTTCGACGACTTCAAAGGCGAAGGTCTTGGTGCCGTGAAAGAAGAACGGGTTGTACACGTGGCTGGCGTAGTAGCGGTCCTCGGCCGCGGCCATGCAGGCGGCGGCCGTGTCCTCGCGGGTGCCGGGCACGGGGTTGAGCTCGGCCCCGTAGAGTTCGATCTGGCCGAGCTTGCCCGGCGAGTTGTCGGCGGGCACGAAGATGCGGCAGCGGATGCCCGCCTTGGCCGCGAAGGCCGCCACGGCGCAGCCCGCGTTGCCGGACGAGTCCTCGACCACGTCGGTCACGCCGATGTGCGCGGCCATGGCCATCATGACCGCCGCGCCCCGGTCCTTGTACGAGCCGGTGGGGAAGAGCTGCTCCTGCTTGACCAGCACGTTGCGCCCGCCCAGGTCCACCTCGAGCATGGGGGTGAACCCCTCGCCCAGGGTCAGCTCCGCGCCCTCGGGCACGGGCAGCGCCTCGCGGTAGCGCCACAGGGTGGCGGGCCGCCCGGCCACCTCGGCCGGGTCCAGGCGCGGAGAAAATTCCAGGTCCAGCAGCCCGCCGCAGTCGCAGCGCCAGCGCGGAACCATGACGTCGAAGGCCAGGCCGCAGTCGCGGCAGACGAACCGGGTCATGCGCTCGCCCCCTCGTCCACGGCGGCCACGCACTCGATCTCCACCAGGAAGCCGTGGTGCAGGTCGCGGGTCGGAACCACGGCCCTGGCGGGCTTGTGGCTGCCGAAGAACTCGGCGTAGACCGCGTTGACCCGGTCCCACAGGCCGATGTCCGCGACGTAACAGGTGCACTTGAGCACCCGTTGGCGGGTGGTCCCGGCGGCGCGCAGGACCGCGTCCACGTTGGCCAGGGCCTGCCGGGTCTGCTCCTCGACGTCGCCGAGCAGCTTCTCGCCCGAGGCCGGATCCACGGGGAGCATGCCCGAGACCCAGACCAGGCCGCCGTGCGCGACGCCCTGGGAATAATGCCCCGCCGGGGGCGGACAATCCGGGGTGGATACGTACTTCATGGAGACTCCTTTTCTGAGGCCAACCGTGCCAGATTCCGACACGTTTGGCTAGAAGGAGCCGAAATCAGGCGGCCGGAATGTAGTCGCGGCCCAGGCGACAGCCGCGCGCCCCGAGAAAGGCGGCGATCTCCTCGCGCGCGCCCCTGCTGGCCACGTAGGGGAGGCAGAACCCCTCGCCCGGACCGGGGATGTCCATGCGATCCCGTACCGGGACGCCGTGGACCCGGTGGCCGATCTTGTTCGGGTCCACGTCGTAGTAGGCCGCGAACTCGATGCCGTGCGCCCGGAGCAGGTCGGCGCGCTTGCGGGTGGTCCGCCCGGAGCCGAGGATGTGGACCACCGGGTGGTGCGGGTTGTTGCGCGCAAGCCAGCGGGCCAGGTACTCGGTCTTGATGCGGTAGAAGGCGTCCACGTCGTAGCGCGGGTGGGTGCGCGACAGCCGGTCCGGCAGGTCGTTCCAGACGAGCAGCTCGGCGTCCGCCTTGAGCATGCGGACCCCGCCCTCCAGCCAGCGCAGGAGCAGGTCGTAGTCCTCGGGAAAGTCGCCCTCACGGTAGGGGCCGTGCGTCTCCAGGCAGTCGCGCCGGAACATGATGGACGGGTTGGGCACCGGGAACTCCACGAACCGGTTCAGGCTGATGGCCTCGTGGGTCAGCAGGGTGTTGGTCCAGTCCACGTAGTGGGCGTACCCCCGGCAGCGGCTGCGGCTGCCGCCGAAGCGCACCCGGCAGCCCACCAGGCCGACCTCCGGGTGGTCGTCCAGAAGCCCGGCCTGGACCGCCAGACGGCCCGGCAGAGATTCGTCGTCGGCGTCCATACGGGCGATGTAGGTCCCCCGCGCCGCCTCGATGGCCGCGTTGGCCGCTCGGATGACCCCGCCGTGGGGAATGGACAGGAAGCGGACGCGGGAATCCCGGCGCGCGTATTCGGCCAGGATTCCCGCAGTGTCGTCGCTTGAACCGTCGTCCACGGCCACCACCTCGAAGTCCGCGCCCTCCTGAGCCAGGAGCGAGTCGAGCGCTCCGGCCACGGTGTCCCCGCAGTCAAAGCAGGGCATGGTCACGGATATCCGGGGCGCGGCCACGGGATCAGCCCTCCTGCGCCCGGCTTTCGGCCACGGCCGCCCGGATGCGGCAGACCGAGCAGATCTCGGCGCTGGTGGGCGAACCGCATTCGGTGCACGGCGCGAGCACCGCCCCGGTCTCCTTCTCCTGGCGGGCGAAGGCCGGTTTGCCGTTCTTGAGGAAGGCCTGGTAGAACTGGAGCTTCTGGCCGGGGGAGCGGTGTTCCAGCTCGCCCCACAGCTCCTTGTGGCCGGTGAAGCTGGCCCCACCCGCATAGGGGCAGGGGTCGGAGTGGATCTCGATGCCCTTGAGAAAGGCGTAATTGGCGGTCTCGTACTCGCTCAGGCGGAACAGGGGCTTGACCTTGCGCACGAACCCCTCGGACGCGGGCAGGACCGGGCCCTGGTCGGACAGGTAGGCCGTGTCCCAGCGCAGGGTGTTGGCGAACAGACGGGCCACCTCGTCGTCCAGGTTGTGGCCCGTGGCCAGGACGTCGAAGCCCTCCTCCACGGCGATGCGGTTGAAGTGGTGTCGCTTCATCTTGCCGCACACGGCGCAGACCGGGCGCTTGACGTACTTCTTCACGTCCGGGATGGGCAGCCCCCAGGCGGCCATCTCGAAGACGCGCAGGGGCAGGCCGTGCAACGTGCAGAAATCCTCGACCTTCCTGCGGGCCTTTTCCGAGGAGTTCGGGATGCCCAGGTCGATGTGCAGGCCGGTGACGTCGTAGCCCTGGAGCTTGAGTTCGAGCATGAGCGCCAGGGAATCCTTGCCCCCGGACAGGGCCACCAGGATGCGGTCCTCATGGGTGAACATCTTTTCCCGGCGGATGGCCGTCTCCACCTGCTTGGTGAAGAAGAGCGGGTAGCAGTCCGCGCAGAAGCCGGAATGGTGGCTCGGCAGGGACACGTGGGCCGTCTTGCGGCAGCGGGTGCATTTCATATGAGTACCCCCTACCCGGCCGACGTGACTTTGCGGACCAGGAGCTCGTCCCCGTGGACGAGACTGCGGTCCGGGGTGAGCAGTTCGCCCCTGCGGGCGACCAGGGCCATGGTGGGACGGAGCTGCAATTTGTTCAGCACGGCGAGCACCGAGCGCGTGTCGTTCAGCTCGATGCGCTTCCCGTCCGGTTCCAGATTGACAATGATCATGGGTTCTCCTTTGCCGCAGGCCATTTTGACGGCCAACGACCGGGGGGACAGTAGCCGGGATGGCGGCCGAGTTCAACCCCGCCCGGCCCGGTCCGCCGACCCGGTCCGCCGGTCCGGGCCAAATGATGATAATTCGCCATAAAATTCAAAACCGCTGTTGACCCTAAAGTGTTCTATCGCCTATGCTCGTACCAAGGGCTAATTCCAAGGAGGAAGCCATGAGCCAACCCAAAATTCTCGTAGTGGACGACGAAAAACACATCCGCATGCTCTATCGGGAAGAACTGGAGGCGGACGGCTACAAGGTGGCCACGTCCGACGGCGAAGAGGACATCCTCGACGTCATCGCCAGGGAAAATCCGACCATCGTCATTCTGGACATCAAGCTGGGCGTCAACCGTTCCGGCCTCGACCTGTTGCAGGAAATCCGCACCAAGGACCAGCAGATTCCGGTCATACTCTCGACGGCCTACGACTCCTTCCAGCACGATCTCAAATCCATCGCCGCGGACTATTACGTGGTCAAGTCCGTGGACCTGACCGAACTGAAGGACAAGGTCCGGATGGCCCTGAACAAGGCCGGCGCCTAGCCGGACCATCCTCGACCGACCCGGAGACGGACGCCTTACCACGCGGGAGGGCGTCCCGTTTTTTTGCCCGGCCCGGCCTCGCGGCTATAATTGACAGTGGACGATTTTCATGGGTACCTGACAGGCTCCGGGGGAGAGGGCGTCCGGCCCCGTGCGCCCCGGCAAAGGCGGATCACACCCATGACACAAGCGACCAAGGCGGAATATTTCCCCATCTCCCCGCTCATCCTGCGGCCCGACTTCAAGGTGCCCTTCGACATCTTCCTGCGCCACGACGACAGCCACGTCCTGTTCAACGCCAGCGGCCGGACCATGACCAAGGCCAAGCGCAAGGAGCTGGCCCTGGCGGGCATCGTGACCATCTACGTGGACAAGCGCTCCCGCAGGCTCTACCACGACTATATCCGAGCCAACCTCCTCGACCTGCTGGAGGACGAGTCCATCTCCCTGACCGAGCGCGCCCAGGCCTGGACCAACGCGGCCACGGCCCTGTCCAAGGAACTCTTCGAGACCAACCTGCCGGGCCCGGCCTTCAAGAAGCGCTACGTCCGCTTCCAGGAACTGATCCGCAGCAGCGCGGGCTTCCTCAGCTCCCCGGAACCGCTCCGGAACCTGACCCGGTTCATCGGCAAGGGGTACGAGACCTACCACCATGGCATCTCGACCATGATCTACGCCGTGAACCTGATGCAGGAGTACAAGTTCGGCGACGACGAGGTCCTGGCCTGCGGCATGGGCGCCCTGCTGCACGACATCGGCCTGGTGGGCATGGACAAGGCCCTGCTCGAGACCGACCCCGCCGCCATGTCCCCGGCCAGCCGCCAGATATTCACCATGCACCCGCTCATCGGCGTGCGCGTCTGCGCCCACTTCGACCTGCCGATCATCGCCACCAACTGCATCCTGTTCCACCACGAGCGCATCGACGGCAAGGGCTACCCCACCCAGGCCTCGGGCGAGGAGATTCCCCTGCCCACCCGCGTGGTCGCCCTGTGCAACCGCTACGACGACCTGACCCGCAACCGGCCATACAGCCGGGCCGTCAAGCCCTTCGACGCCCTCAAATCCCTGACCGACGACAAGGGGCTGGTGGAGCCGGACATGCTCAAGCGGTTCATCAAGCTCCTGTCCAGGGCGGAGATCGTGTGACAACCCCCGGCACGGGCGGCCCGCCGGGCTGAAATCCCTTGCCGCCCCACCCCGTTGCATGGTAGCCGCTCCTGATGTTCGACATCACCGCACAGGACATCCAGGTCTACCTGACCCTGGCGCCCGGCCTGCTCATCGCCCTGGTCTTCCACGAGGTGGCCCACGGCTACGTGGCCTACATGCTGGGCGATCCCACGGCCAAGTCCCGAGGACGGCTGACCCTCAACCCCCTCAAGCACCTGGACCCCATCGGCACCCTGGCCTTTTTCTTCGTCCACTTCGGCTGGGCCAAGCCCGTGCCCATCAACCCCCGCTACTTCAAGGACCCGCGCAAGGGCATGATGTACACGGCCATGGCCGGACCGGGCATCAACTTCATCCTGGCCGCCCTGTTCGCCGGGGCGTTCCACCTCATGTCCCTGTTCAACCTGAACCCGCAGAACGCCCTGTACGCCGTGGCCTACTACGGGGTCTTCGTCAACCTGATCCTGGCCGCCTTCAACCTTTTGCCCATCCCGCCGCTGGACGGCAGCAACGTCCTGGCGTACTTTCTTTCCCCGCGAGCCGCCTACAGGTACATGTCCATGAGCCGCTACGGGTTCATCATCCTCATCGCGATCATCCTGCTCGGGCGCTACACCGGGCTCGACATCGTCGGCCGGGTGATCGTCCCCCTGGTCCAGGGTCTGGGCGCCCTGCTGGGCGTGCCCCTCTAACCTCCAACCGCAGACCACTTCATCATGAGCGAAAAACAACGAATCCTCTCCGGCATGCGTCCCACCGGCCCCCTGCACCTCGGCCATTACTTCGGCGTCATCGCCAACTGGCTGAAGATGCAGGAAGAATATGACTGTTATTTCTTTGTGGCCGACTGGCACGCCCTGACCAGCGAATACGCCGACCCGACCCGCATCAAGGGGTTCATCCCCGGCCTGGTCAAGGATTGGGTGGCCGCCGGACTGGACCCGGAAAAGTGCTCCATCTTCCAGCAGTCCCAGATCAAGGAACACGCCGAGCTCAACCTGATCCTGTCCATGTACACCCCCCTGGGCTGGCTCGAGCGCTGTCCGACCTTCAAGGACCAGAAGGAGCAGTTGACCCAGAAGGACCTGAACACCCACGGCTTCCTCGGCTACCCGGTGCTCATGTCCGTGGACATCCTCATGTACAAGCCCCTGGCCGTGCCCGTGGGCAAGGACCAGCTGCCGCACCTGGAGCTGACCCGCGAGATCGCCCGCCGGTTCAACCATCTCAACAACACCGACCTGTTCCCGGAACCGGCGGACATGCTCACCGAAGCGCCGGTCCTGCCCGGCCTGGACGGGCGCAAGATGTCCAAGAGCTACGGCAACTCCATCATGCTCTCCGAGCCGCTGGACGAGATCATGCCCAAAGTGCGCGGCATGAAGACCGACGAGAACCGGCTGCGCAAGTCCGATCCGGGCGACCCCGACATCTGCAACCTCTTCCCCTACCACAAGCTCATGACCGACCCGGCCAAACTCCCCGAGATCGTCAAGGGGTGCAGGGACGCGTCCTGGGGCTGCGTGGACTGCAAGAAGCTGCTCATGAAATCCCTGGAGGAATTTCTCACGCCCCTGCACGAGCGCCGCGCCGCCTGCACCGACGAGCGGGTCCGGGAAATCCTTGAGCAGGGCAACGCCAAGGCCCGCGCCTACGCCGTCAAGACCATGGAAGAGGTCCGCAAGGTCCTCAACTTCGACTTCTAGGCGAAAACAGGCTAGGGTGACGCAATCCACCCGGACGAGACCGGGCCAAACCACCATCCAGGAGATTCTATGACTGCGCAGAACGGCAGCACCGTCAAGGTACACTACACCGGCACCCTCAAGGAGGACGGCAGCCAGTTCGATTCCAGCGAAGGCCGCGAGCCGCTGGAGTTCAAACTGGGCGAAGGCATGGTCATCGCCGGATTCGAAAAGGCCGTGCTCGGCAAGTCCGCCGGCGACACCGTGACCGTGGAGATCCCGCCCGAAGAGGGCTACGGTTCCCCCAGCGCGGAGCTGGTCTTCCAGGTCCGCCGCGAACAGCTGCCGCCCACCGTGGAGCTGGAAGAGGGCATCATGCTGGAAATCCGCACCGAGAACGGCCAGCCCGCCTATGTCCGCGTGACCGAGTTCGACGACGAGCTGGTCACCCTGGACGGCAACCACCCCCTGGCGGGCGAGACCCTGGTGTTTGATATTGAGATCGTAGAAGTAGCATAAATAATTAAACTTCGATTAACTCCCCGCCTCTTGCTGCATCGGCGAGGGGCGGGGTTTCCTTTTTACGAGGCACGCCATGAGCATATCCGACCGTTGCTGCAACATCACCCCGTTCCTGGTCATGGAAATCAACGAAAAGGCCGAGGCCATGGAGCGCGCAGGTCAGTCCGTCATCCGCATGTGCGTGGGCGAACCCGACTTCGACACGCCCGAATGCGCCAAGAAGGCCGCCTGCCAGGCCCTTGCGGACAACAAGACCCACTACACCCACTCGCTGGGCATCCGCGAACTGCGCGAGGCCATCTGCGAGGACTACGCGAAGCGCTACGGCGTGACCCTCGACCCGGACAACATGGTCGTCACCCAGGGCACCAGCCCGGCCATGCTCGTGCTCTTCTCCACCATCCTCGAACAGGGCGACA
Proteins encoded:
- a CDS encoding ATP-binding protein — translated: MKCTRCRKTAHVSLPSHHSGFCADCYPLFFTKQVETAIRREKMFTHEDRILVALSGGKDSLALMLELKLQGYDVTGLHIDLGIPNSSEKARRKVEDFCTLHGLPLRVFEMAAWGLPIPDVKKYVKRPVCAVCGKMKRHHFNRIAVEEGFDVLATGHNLDDEVARLFANTLRWDTAYLSDQGPVLPASEGFVRKVKPLFRLSEYETANYAFLKGIEIHSDPCPYAGGASFTGHKELWGELEHRSPGQKLQFYQAFLKNGKPAFARQEKETGAVLAPCTECGSPTSAEICSVCRIRAAVAESRAQEG
- a CDS encoding response regulator, yielding MSQPKILVVDDEKHIRMLYREELEADGYKVATSDGEEDILDVIARENPTIVILDIKLGVNRSGLDLLQEIRTKDQQIPVILSTAYDSFQHDLKSIAADYYVVKSVDLTELKDKVRMALNKAGA
- a CDS encoding HD-GYP domain-containing protein, whose amino-acid sequence is MTQATKAEYFPISPLILRPDFKVPFDIFLRHDDSHVLFNASGRTMTKAKRKELALAGIVTIYVDKRSRRLYHDYIRANLLDLLEDESISLTERAQAWTNAATALSKELFETNLPGPAFKKRYVRFQELIRSSAGFLSSPEPLRNLTRFIGKGYETYHHGISTMIYAVNLMQEYKFGDDEVLACGMGALLHDIGLVGMDKALLETDPAAMSPASRQIFTMHPLIGVRVCAHFDLPIIATNCILFHHERIDGKGYPTQASGEEIPLPTRVVALCNRYDDLTRNRPYSRAVKPFDALKSLTDDKGLVEPDMLKRFIKLLSRAEIV
- a CDS encoding site-2 protease family protein — protein: MFDITAQDIQVYLTLAPGLLIALVFHEVAHGYVAYMLGDPTAKSRGRLTLNPLKHLDPIGTLAFFFVHFGWAKPVPINPRYFKDPRKGMMYTAMAGPGINFILAALFAGAFHLMSLFNLNPQNALYAVAYYGVFVNLILAAFNLLPIPPLDGSNVLAYFLSPRAAYRYMSMSRYGFIILIAIILLGRYTGLDIVGRVIVPLVQGLGALLGVPL
- the trpS gene encoding tryptophan--tRNA ligase; its protein translation is MSEKQRILSGMRPTGPLHLGHYFGVIANWLKMQEEYDCYFFVADWHALTSEYADPTRIKGFIPGLVKDWVAAGLDPEKCSIFQQSQIKEHAELNLILSMYTPLGWLERCPTFKDQKEQLTQKDLNTHGFLGYPVLMSVDILMYKPLAVPVGKDQLPHLELTREIARRFNHLNNTDLFPEPADMLTEAPVLPGLDGRKMSKSYGNSIMLSEPLDEIMPKVRGMKTDENRLRKSDPGDPDICNLFPYHKLMTDPAKLPEIVKGCRDASWGCVDCKKLLMKSLEEFLTPLHERRAACTDERVREILEQGNAKARAYAVKTMEEVRKVLNFDF
- a CDS encoding FKBP-type peptidyl-prolyl cis-trans isomerase produces the protein MTAQNGSTVKVHYTGTLKEDGSQFDSSEGREPLEFKLGEGMVIAGFEKAVLGKSAGDTVTVEIPPEEGYGSPSAELVFQVRREQLPPTVELEEGIMLEIRTENGQPAYVRVTEFDDELVTLDGNHPLAGETLVFDIEIVEVA